A region from the Lentimonas sp. CC4 genome encodes:
- a CDS encoding NUDIX domain-containing protein: MQDPEELFDIVDAEDTVLGTEIRSVVHREKLMHRAVHIFVFNAAGQLYLQRRSLTKDSAPGKWVSSCSGHVDSGEDYDVAATRELGEEIGLLDPLNLTRIFKESPCKQTGQEFVWVYRCESEGPFKLDPDEVSDGKWVDIDELNAWIERAPRDFAWSFTHLWEKYSALAV; this comes from the coding sequence GTGCAAGATCCTGAAGAATTATTTGATATCGTAGATGCCGAGGACACTGTCCTTGGCACTGAGATCCGTTCCGTCGTCCACCGCGAAAAGCTAATGCACCGTGCGGTGCACATCTTTGTATTTAACGCAGCAGGTCAACTTTACCTGCAACGCCGCTCGCTGACGAAAGACTCGGCTCCCGGTAAATGGGTGAGCTCATGCTCTGGGCACGTCGATAGCGGTGAGGATTACGATGTTGCTGCGACACGCGAACTGGGTGAAGAGATCGGCTTACTTGATCCGCTGAATTTGACCCGTATTTTCAAGGAGTCGCCTTGTAAGCAAACCGGACAGGAGTTCGTTTGGGTCTATCGTTGCGAATCGGAGGGGCCGTTTAAGCTCGATCCTGACGAAGTCAGCGATGGCAAGTGGGTTGATATCGATGAGCTCAATGCATGGATCGAACGAGCGCCGCGCGACTTCGCGTGGTCGTTTACCCACCTGTGGGAGAAATACAGCGCGTTGGCTGTGTAG
- a CDS encoding DUF1573 domain-containing protein: MLQRLTPFFLAITLATLALPRIAQASLLEWNQTEAHIELEPGQEEARAEYVVTNKSDETVRIARVKTSCGCTGSLLDKKNLAPGESTTITGTFNKGNREGLNRNKLEVFLDNQPDPVATLHMIVEIPKLVDVQPSLVYWDPTSSQTNRQVRITLDKRYVNKISDIEYDAAYVTLTEETDPDGKVDLILRVLPKSFEQKIQEPIVIKATGEDGMTAKARLLVFVQP; the protein is encoded by the coding sequence ATGTTACAACGTCTGACGCCTTTCTTCTTAGCGATCACACTCGCAACACTAGCACTCCCACGCATTGCACAGGCCTCCCTCCTCGAATGGAACCAGACCGAGGCACACATTGAGTTAGAGCCAGGACAAGAAGAAGCACGTGCGGAATATGTGGTGACGAACAAAAGCGACGAGACTGTGCGTATCGCCCGCGTTAAGACGAGTTGCGGCTGCACGGGCTCATTACTTGACAAAAAAAACCTGGCACCAGGAGAATCGACCACCATCACTGGCACCTTCAATAAAGGAAACCGCGAAGGACTGAACCGCAATAAACTAGAGGTCTTTCTCGACAACCAGCCCGACCCTGTCGCCACGCTACACATGATCGTGGAAATCCCAAAATTAGTGGATGTGCAGCCATCGCTCGTCTACTGGGATCCAACGAGCTCACAAACAAATCGCCAGGTCCGAATCACACTCGACAAACGATACGTAAACAAAATCAGTGATATCGAGTATGATGCTGCATACGTCACACTAACTGAAGAAACCGACCCAGACGGCAAAGTGGACTTGATTCTACGCGTCTTGCCAAAATCCTTTGAGCAAAAGATCCAAGAACCCATTGTGATCAAAGCCACAGGCGAAGACGGCATGACAGCCAAAGCCCGCCTGCTCGTGTTCGTGCAGCCGTAG
- a CDS encoding sigma-54 dependent transcriptional regulator produces the protein MSSTSNTPTILVIDDDDDLRYSLKRVLSARKYNVIEANSGETGLQMAEQHAPNVILLDNRMGGMSGIEALQHLRGANPNAMIILMTAYGTTQTTIEAMKFGAFDYIMKPFDPKKILTLTESALASSEDLDRASQEKKSEGVSAEEIEGGIIGSSSAMQAVFKMIGQVAASDVTVMVTGESGTGKELIARAIFQNSLRSKKPYIAVNCAAIPDNLIESELFGHEKGSFTGATTQRIGKFELCDGGTIFLDEIGDMALSTQTKILRALQEGEIQRVGGSGTIKVDVRLLAATNKPLEEMVKEKTFREDLYYRLNVVRLQLPPLRERMEDVPLLVDFVLKRLARDSKADTKAISPEAMAVLAKYTWPGNVRELENLIYRSAVMAQSDTILIKDLPQELISAVGDEALLTRSPFQEEVVTNIDDRAQIVGSVEVPPAPAPAEPQLGCMPGEPFSEVYQQLRKDHGTNILEHAERELIKRALEEMEGKQVRAAEVLGITRATLRKRVVQYDLGK, from the coding sequence ATGTCTTCCACATCCAACACTCCCACTATTCTCGTTATCGATGATGATGACGATCTTCGTTATTCTCTGAAACGCGTCCTTTCGGCGCGTAAATACAATGTAATTGAGGCAAATAGTGGTGAAACTGGCCTACAGATGGCGGAGCAGCATGCGCCGAATGTGATCTTGTTGGATAACCGCATGGGCGGGATGAGCGGTATCGAGGCGCTGCAGCATTTACGTGGCGCGAACCCGAATGCGATGATCATCCTGATGACTGCCTATGGCACGACTCAGACGACGATCGAGGCGATGAAGTTTGGCGCCTTTGACTACATCATGAAGCCCTTTGATCCGAAGAAGATCCTTACATTGACCGAGTCGGCCTTGGCGTCGTCTGAGGATTTGGATCGCGCCAGCCAAGAGAAAAAATCGGAGGGAGTGAGTGCGGAGGAAATCGAGGGAGGCATCATCGGTAGTTCATCTGCGATGCAGGCTGTGTTTAAAATGATCGGTCAGGTCGCTGCGAGCGATGTCACGGTCATGGTAACGGGCGAGAGTGGCACGGGTAAGGAGTTGATTGCGCGGGCGATCTTTCAAAATAGCCTGCGCTCAAAAAAGCCGTATATCGCGGTGAATTGCGCGGCGATTCCTGATAATTTGATCGAGAGTGAGTTGTTTGGTCACGAGAAGGGCTCGTTCACTGGAGCCACGACGCAGCGTATTGGTAAGTTTGAGCTCTGTGATGGTGGCACCATTTTTCTGGATGAAATCGGCGATATGGCGCTGTCGACGCAGACTAAGATCTTACGCGCACTCCAAGAGGGTGAGATTCAGCGCGTCGGGGGCAGTGGCACGATCAAGGTCGATGTGCGCTTGCTGGCTGCGACGAATAAGCCACTCGAAGAGATGGTGAAGGAGAAGACTTTCCGTGAAGATCTCTACTATCGTCTCAATGTGGTGCGCTTGCAGTTGCCGCCGCTCCGTGAGCGTATGGAAGATGTGCCGCTACTGGTCGATTTCGTGCTCAAGCGTTTGGCGCGTGATAGTAAGGCGGATACCAAGGCGATCTCGCCTGAAGCGATGGCTGTGTTGGCCAAATACACCTGGCCGGGCAACGTTCGCGAGTTGGAGAATTTGATCTACCGCAGTGCGGTGATGGCGCAGAGCGATACGATTTTAATCAAGGATCTGCCGCAGGAGCTGATTTCAGCCGTTGGTGATGAGGCCTTGCTGACACGCTCGCCGTTTCAAGAGGAGGTGGTTACAAACATCGACGACCGTGCTCAAATCGTTGGGTCGGTTGAAGTGCCGCCTGCGCCAGCGCCCGCTGAGCCGCAGTTGGGTTGCATGCCAGGAGAGCCGTTTAGTGAGGTGTATCAGCAGTTACGCAAGGATCATGGCACCAACATTCTCGAACACGCTGAGCGCGAGTTAATCAAGCGAGCGCTCGAAGAGATGGAGGGTAAGCAGGTTCGTGCCGCTGAGGTGCTCGGTATCACACGTGCAACGCTCCGTAAGCGTGTTGTCCAGTATGATCTTGGTAAATGA
- a CDS encoding DUF1573 domain-containing protein: protein MFKRLPSVFFAIPLLVLLLPLVADASRLEWDQTEARIEMKPGQEQARAEYIVTNKGDETVRIARVKTSCGCTGSLLDNKIIKPGESATITGTFNKGKRQGLNHNKLEVFLDNQPEAVATLHMIVQVPKLVDAQPQIVYWNADTSKTDRQVRITLDKRYVSEISEIEYDQSKLIILEETDPTGKADRILRILPQSFDKLIRETVIITGRGKDGMKADARLHIFVQP from the coding sequence ATGTTTAAACGTCTGCCTTCAGTTTTCTTCGCGATTCCCCTCCTAGTTCTCCTTCTGCCCCTAGTAGCAGACGCCTCTCGGCTGGAGTGGGATCAAACCGAAGCCCGGATCGAAATGAAACCAGGCCAAGAACAAGCCCGTGCCGAATACATCGTGACCAATAAGGGCGACGAGACCGTGCGTATCGCACGAGTTAAAACCAGCTGCGGTTGCACAGGTTCACTACTCGACAACAAAATCATCAAACCGGGCGAATCGGCCACTATCACTGGCACGTTCAACAAAGGGAAACGCCAAGGGCTCAACCACAACAAGCTCGAGGTGTTCCTCGACAATCAACCCGAGGCCGTCGCGACACTACACATGATCGTGCAAGTGCCCAAACTGGTCGATGCGCAACCGCAGATCGTCTATTGGAACGCCGACACCTCGAAGACCGACCGTCAGGTCCGTATCACACTGGACAAACGCTACGTCTCCGAAATCAGCGAAATCGAATATGACCAGTCGAAGCTCATCATTCTCGAAGAAACTGACCCCACTGGTAAAGCAGACCGCATCTTACGTATTCTACCGCAATCCTTCGACAAACTAATCCGCGAAACCGTGATCATCACAGGCCGAGGCAAAGACGGCATGAAAGCCGACGCACGGCTGCACATTTTCGTGCAGCCTTAG
- a CDS encoding nuclear transport factor 2 family protein yields MNAKIVAACQAFSLGQSAKALDFIADEAEWHIVGDHIIAGKAGIEATCAEAEAEGNPNFKNIRTIEGRNHVVVEGNDLDSDVHYCDIYTIEENLIYEISSYCLARFDEEEGEE; encoded by the coding sequence ATGAACGCAAAAATCGTAGCAGCCTGCCAGGCCTTCTCACTCGGACAATCCGCCAAAGCACTCGACTTCATCGCCGACGAAGCGGAGTGGCACATCGTGGGCGATCACATCATCGCAGGCAAAGCAGGCATCGAAGCGACCTGCGCCGAGGCCGAAGCCGAGGGCAACCCGAACTTCAAAAATATCCGCACGATTGAAGGCAGAAACCACGTCGTCGTCGAAGGCAACGACCTCGATTCTGATGTCCACTACTGCGACATCTACACCATCGAAGAGAATTTGATCTACGAGATCTCGTCCTACTGCCTCGCGCGCTTCGACGAGGAAGAAGGCGAAGAGTAA
- a CDS encoding MBL fold metallo-hydrolase yields the protein MSTDFQILGSSSNGNCSLLRTGNSKILIDAGFSGKRIGLMLNAIGESIDTIDAVFLTHEHSDHAQGIRGLAKRADLPVFANRDTADAIQGKLVKKVNWQVFQTGSAFKFRDIDVRSFSVPHDAYDPVGYTFHWGEEGDLISPRQSLAWVTDLGYVPEHIKEHIKSVHTLVLEANYDEKLLDSDERRPWSLKQRIRGRHGHLSNDACHEALSGLNGDSAVREVYLAHLSKDCNTVELVKNKFAELSGNASTFTIKVIDPYG from the coding sequence ATGTCGACCGACTTTCAGATCTTAGGTTCCAGTAGCAATGGCAATTGCTCCCTACTCCGCACGGGCAATAGCAAAATCCTGATTGATGCGGGGTTCTCAGGCAAGCGTATCGGACTGATGCTCAACGCAATCGGCGAATCCATCGATACCATCGACGCAGTCTTCCTCACACACGAGCACAGCGACCACGCACAAGGCATTCGCGGACTCGCCAAACGCGCCGACCTGCCCGTCTTTGCCAATCGCGATACCGCAGACGCAATTCAGGGAAAACTCGTCAAGAAAGTCAACTGGCAGGTCTTTCAGACCGGATCGGCCTTTAAATTTCGCGATATCGACGTGCGCTCCTTCTCAGTGCCGCACGATGCCTACGATCCTGTCGGCTACACATTTCATTGGGGCGAAGAAGGCGACCTGATCTCACCGCGCCAGAGTTTAGCCTGGGTCACCGACTTGGGGTATGTGCCTGAACACATTAAGGAACACATCAAATCAGTGCACACTTTAGTGCTCGAAGCCAATTACGACGAAAAGTTACTGGATAGTGACGAACGTCGCCCGTGGTCCCTCAAACAACGCATTCGCGGGCGACACGGCCACCTCTCGAATGACGCCTGCCACGAGGCTCTGAGCGGCCTAAACGGGGATTCCGCGGTGCGCGAAGTCTATCTGGCGCACTTAAGTAAAGACTGCAATACCGTAGAGCTGGTAAAAAATAAGTTTGCGGAGCTATCTGGGAACGCTAGCACCTTCACTATCAAAGTGATCGATCCCTATGGTTGA
- the pyk gene encoding pyruvate kinase yields the protein MKNPYRKTKIIFTVGPATQSEEMLEKLIHAGVDICRINMAHADHAWTREIIQRVRKVCKNVGRKIAIMMDVKGPEIRTGDVPETFELQKGEIIDFTYGEGIGGVGEDGIRRVDINYPGFSKDINEGDTVLVDSGLIRLLVLEIVHDKHVRCEVLIPGPMGNRRHINLPGVRVNLPALTKKDQGDVDVGIEEDIEFFALSFVREPDDLDIFHRYLSDKGSTAKVIAKIEDQQAIRNLEDIIKASDGLMVARGDLGIECPFEDLPLIQSRAINTCIQHTTPVIVATHMLESMIDSPIPTRAEVTDIANAIREEADCVMLSGETTVGKYPVECVETINRIANRMEAEDGPVLREDLVLKQPKSKMLRSAAYLASELDDAAIVVFTRRGLLPQKLSSLRAKVPVYAFTDNKDTFGQLLIMRGIEPFFLEFDDENPERTIQNAFKALKERKWAKSGAPMVVITNVIAGEKIVDTIQLREVE from the coding sequence ATGAAAAATCCATATCGCAAAACAAAAATCATTTTCACTGTCGGCCCAGCCACACAAAGCGAGGAGATGCTTGAAAAGCTGATCCACGCAGGCGTCGACATCTGCCGCATCAACATGGCGCATGCGGATCACGCATGGACCCGCGAAATCATACAGCGTGTGCGCAAGGTATGTAAGAACGTCGGTCGCAAAATCGCGATCATGATGGACGTCAAGGGCCCGGAAATCCGCACGGGGGACGTGCCTGAGACCTTTGAACTACAAAAAGGCGAAATCATCGACTTCACCTACGGCGAAGGCATTGGTGGTGTGGGCGAAGATGGCATTCGCCGCGTCGACATCAACTATCCCGGCTTTTCCAAGGACATCAACGAGGGCGACACCGTGCTCGTGGATAGCGGCTTGATACGACTACTCGTGCTCGAAATCGTCCATGACAAGCACGTGCGCTGTGAAGTGCTCATCCCTGGACCAATGGGCAACCGTCGCCACATCAATTTACCAGGCGTGCGCGTCAACCTACCTGCGCTCACTAAAAAGGACCAGGGCGATGTCGATGTTGGCATCGAAGAAGACATCGAGTTTTTCGCACTCTCCTTTGTTCGCGAACCCGACGACCTCGACATTTTCCACCGCTATCTCTCCGACAAGGGTTCGACTGCGAAGGTGATCGCCAAGATCGAAGACCAGCAAGCGATTCGCAATCTAGAGGATATCATCAAGGCATCCGATGGCTTGATGGTGGCTCGTGGCGACCTCGGCATTGAGTGCCCCTTTGAAGACCTGCCGCTGATTCAGTCCCGCGCGATCAATACCTGCATTCAACACACCACTCCGGTCATCGTGGCGACACATATGCTCGAGTCGATGATCGACTCACCGATCCCGACGCGCGCCGAAGTCACTGACATCGCCAACGCGATCCGCGAAGAAGCCGACTGCGTGATGCTCTCTGGTGAAACCACAGTCGGCAAATACCCGGTCGAGTGCGTTGAAACCATCAATCGCATCGCCAACCGCATGGAAGCCGAAGATGGCCCCGTGCTACGCGAAGATCTCGTGCTGAAGCAGCCAAAGTCGAAAATGCTGCGTTCTGCCGCGTATCTGGCCTCTGAGCTCGACGATGCCGCGATCGTGGTCTTCACACGCCGTGGCTTACTCCCACAAAAGCTCTCATCGCTCCGAGCGAAAGTGCCCGTTTACGCATTTACCGATAACAAAGACACTTTCGGTCAGCTTCTGATCATGCGCGGCATCGAGCCATTTTTCCTCGAATTCGATGACGAAAACCCTGAACGCACGATTCAAAACGCATTCAAGGCACTGAAAGAGCGAAAATGGGCAAAGTCTGGCGCACCAATGGTCGTCATTACCAATGTCATCGCAGGCGAAAAGATTGTCGACACCATCCAGCTTCGTGAGGTTGAATAA
- the folE2 gene encoding GTP cyclohydrolase FolE2, which produces MKNKNSIPAQVELTSAPAKPVKFYDQDFVLTDEYRSDLPDMQNADAQQIFGANVPILKVGISNFKLPLRYITPTSDTQTLETSVTGTVSLEANQKGINMSRIMRVFYTFQDRIFTPDLLHEILLEYKTEVIAHRAQLKLDFEYPILKPSLRSGLEGWQYYKCAFEGKIDELDRFRKYIHFDFIYSSACPCSSELSEHARGSRNIYGIPHSQRSTARVSVEVAEGAHLAIEDIQQICLEALKTETQVMVKREDEQAFAEMNGAFTKFVEDAARLLYEQLDEEPRIVDFQVACAHLESLHSHDAVAVINKGVPGGFTGHFEDFKGLIR; this is translated from the coding sequence ATGAAAAATAAAAATAGCATTCCAGCACAGGTTGAACTGACTTCCGCACCCGCAAAGCCAGTGAAATTCTATGATCAGGATTTCGTCCTTACAGACGAATATCGCTCCGACCTGCCGGATATGCAGAACGCCGACGCACAGCAGATCTTCGGCGCGAATGTGCCGATCCTTAAAGTCGGTATTTCCAATTTTAAGCTCCCGCTTCGCTACATTACACCGACGTCGGATACGCAAACCCTTGAAACCTCGGTCACTGGCACCGTCTCTTTAGAGGCCAACCAGAAAGGGATCAACATGTCGCGTATCATGCGCGTGTTCTACACTTTTCAAGATCGCATCTTCACGCCTGACCTGTTGCACGAGATATTGCTCGAGTATAAGACTGAGGTCATTGCGCACCGTGCACAGCTGAAGCTTGATTTCGAATATCCGATCTTGAAGCCCAGCTTACGTAGCGGGCTCGAAGGTTGGCAGTATTATAAGTGTGCGTTTGAGGGTAAGATCGATGAGCTCGACCGCTTCCGTAAATACATCCACTTCGATTTCATCTACTCTTCGGCTTGCCCATGCTCTTCCGAGCTTTCTGAGCATGCGCGTGGCAGCCGTAATATCTATGGTATCCCGCACTCGCAGCGTAGCACCGCTCGGGTGAGTGTTGAAGTGGCTGAAGGCGCACATCTCGCGATCGAAGATATCCAGCAGATCTGCCTCGAAGCACTCAAGACCGAGACGCAAGTCATGGTCAAGCGTGAGGACGAGCAGGCATTTGCTGAGATGAATGGTGCCTTTACTAAATTTGTCGAAGACGCAGCGCGCCTGCTCTACGAGCAGCTTGATGAAGAGCCGCGTATCGTAGATTTTCAAGTCGCTTGCGCTCACCTCGAGTCACTGCACTCACACGATGCGGTTGCGGTGATTAACAAAGGTGTGCCCGGCGGCTTCACTGGTCACTTTGAAGATTTCAAGGGGTTGATTCGCTAA
- a CDS encoding cyclic nucleotide-binding domain-containing protein, which translates to MQQTEEYRPGASIIKQDTESTGFYVLEKGAVEVYKDGIMLNVLMYPGTIFGEMGDILDKPRSCTVKARTATIVTRYDSGEMENVIREHPEIAIKIFKTLASRLERTTQKLADVTRVSTVWSVENKKK; encoded by the coding sequence GTGCAACAAACTGAAGAATATCGACCGGGCGCTAGTATAATCAAGCAAGACACTGAAAGCACTGGCTTTTATGTCTTAGAAAAAGGTGCTGTTGAAGTCTATAAAGACGGCATCATGCTCAACGTCCTGATGTATCCAGGCACCATCTTTGGCGAAATGGGCGACATCCTCGACAAGCCCCGCAGCTGCACCGTCAAAGCACGCACCGCCACAATCGTTACGAGATACGACTCTGGCGAGATGGAGAACGTGATCCGAGAGCATCCCGAGATCGCGATCAAAATCTTCAAAACTCTAGCCAGCCGCCTAGAACGCACCACACAGAAACTGGCCGACGTCACCCGTGTCTCAACCGTATGGTCGGTGGAGAACAAGAAGAAATAG
- a CDS encoding YdeI/OmpD-associated family protein, producing the protein MPEPNKAKTRSFASSEQLGQWLESNHASEDELWIKVYKKGSGKPSVTWNNIVIETLCWGWIDGVKKSLGDEAYLQRITPRKNGSSWSKRNTEHVERLTKDRRMKEPGMVQVRAAKKDGRWDDAYAPASEMEIPDDFLAAIESRPKAKEFFEQLTKSNRYVIAYALTTAKRPETRARRFKKYLDLVERGVKPSFF; encoded by the coding sequence ATGCCAGAACCCAACAAAGCAAAAACTCGATCTTTCGCTTCCTCAGAGCAACTCGGCCAATGGCTGGAATCAAATCACGCGAGCGAGGACGAGCTTTGGATCAAGGTGTATAAGAAGGGGTCGGGGAAGCCCAGCGTTACGTGGAATAATATTGTCATTGAGACGCTATGCTGGGGCTGGATCGACGGGGTAAAGAAGTCTCTCGGCGACGAAGCTTACCTTCAGAGAATTACGCCAAGGAAGAATGGTAGCTCATGGTCGAAGCGAAACACTGAGCATGTCGAACGTCTCACGAAAGATCGTCGCATGAAGGAACCGGGAATGGTTCAAGTTCGTGCGGCGAAGAAGGATGGGAGATGGGATGATGCGTATGCTCCAGCAAGCGAAATGGAGATCCCAGATGACTTCCTCGCAGCTATTGAGTCACGACCGAAAGCGAAGGAGTTTTTTGAACAACTCACCAAGTCTAATCGTTATGTAATCGCCTACGCATTGACCACCGCCAAGAGGCCTGAAACGAGAGCGCGCAGATTCAAAAAGTATTTGGATCTTGTCGAACGAGGCGTGAAACCGAGCTTCTTTTAA
- a CDS encoding secondary thiamine-phosphate synthase enzyme YjbQ: MPTFTKQLQVSAPGKSTEEFTSAIEGGLRESGLRDGTVTVFCCHTSCSLVIMENADPSARRDLERFIDRLVPEDDPDFTHTYEGPDDMPSHIKMALTRTAEVIPFVDGRLCLGTWQGVFLWEHRARPHSRKIVLSYQGE, encoded by the coding sequence ATGCCTACCTTTACCAAACAGCTACAAGTCTCTGCTCCTGGGAAATCGACCGAAGAATTTACGTCCGCCATTGAGGGCGGCTTACGCGAGTCGGGCTTACGCGATGGCACGGTCACGGTGTTTTGCTGCCACACTAGCTGTAGTCTGGTGATTATGGAAAATGCCGATCCCTCGGCGCGACGTGATCTTGAGCGATTCATCGACCGCCTCGTGCCTGAGGATGATCCCGATTTTACCCATACGTATGAAGGGCCGGACGACATGCCGAGCCACATCAAAATGGCGCTGACTCGCACCGCAGAGGTGATTCCGTTCGTGGACGGTCGCCTTTGCCTCGGCACGTGGCAGGGTGTATTCCTCTGGGAGCATCGCGCACGGCCGCACTCACGCAAAATTGTGCTGAGTTATCAGGGGGAGTGA
- a CDS encoding efflux RND transporter periplasmic adaptor subunit produces MKNTHSLNFAIALAIGLTAIGCKKQTAPTPPPPIVQVETVKMTDMPVSAEFIGHLDSPQNVQVRARVEAFVEKMLFIEGTEVKEGDPLFLLDKKPLQEQLDAANGRLAEAKAALKKYEKDVARLEPLAKKRAIPQQDLDNALATVDIGKANVYSAEANVVSAEIDLGYCDVNAPSSGLIGAKQVSVGSLVGKGEPTLMATISQLDPIWFYCNVSETDYLQAKDQNNRKSKDVADIPITLLLANGQEHPDKGEIVFIDRAVDVTTGTLKMRVAFPNPDKILRPGMFGRISADLGKVPGSILIPQRANIELQGKNFVWVVDAENKANQRAVTVGEVLGDNIQILEGIKAGDRIILEGIQKVRDGMLVQPKSGKEIATAAKAETVKLEAAKQAAAKQEAAK; encoded by the coding sequence ATGAAAAACACTCACTCCCTCAACTTCGCAATAGCACTGGCTATCGGACTCACCGCAATCGGTTGCAAAAAACAAACGGCACCCACACCTCCACCTCCGATCGTCCAGGTTGAAACTGTCAAGATGACTGACATGCCAGTCTCCGCTGAATTCATCGGCCATCTCGACTCACCACAAAACGTCCAAGTGCGCGCACGCGTCGAAGCCTTTGTCGAAAAGATGCTCTTCATCGAAGGCACCGAAGTCAAAGAAGGCGATCCACTCTTTCTACTGGATAAAAAGCCACTACAAGAGCAACTCGATGCCGCCAATGGCCGCCTAGCCGAAGCCAAAGCTGCGCTCAAGAAATATGAGAAAGACGTCGCTCGACTCGAACCACTCGCAAAGAAGCGTGCGATTCCACAGCAAGATCTCGACAACGCACTCGCGACCGTCGACATCGGCAAAGCCAACGTCTACTCGGCGGAAGCCAACGTAGTGTCAGCCGAAATCGACCTCGGTTACTGCGACGTCAATGCACCTAGCTCCGGCCTAATCGGCGCCAAGCAAGTATCCGTCGGCAGCCTCGTCGGCAAAGGCGAGCCCACCCTGATGGCCACCATTTCGCAACTCGATCCGATTTGGTTCTACTGCAACGTCAGCGAAACCGATTACCTACAAGCCAAAGACCAAAACAATCGAAAGAGCAAGGACGTCGCAGACATCCCCATCACCTTACTACTCGCGAATGGACAAGAGCACCCCGACAAAGGAGAAATCGTCTTTATTGATCGCGCCGTGGATGTGACCACTGGCACCTTAAAAATGCGCGTCGCCTTTCCAAATCCGGATAAAATCCTTCGCCCTGGTATGTTTGGCCGCATCAGTGCCGATCTGGGCAAAGTTCCCGGCAGCATCCTCATTCCACAGCGTGCCAACATTGAACTCCAAGGTAAAAATTTCGTATGGGTGGTAGACGCTGAAAACAAGGCGAATCAACGCGCCGTGACAGTCGGCGAAGTGCTCGGCGACAACATACAAATCCTAGAAGGCATCAAAGCCGGCGATCGCATCATCCTCGAAGGCATCCAAAAAGTGCGTGATGGGATGCTCGTGCAACCAAAGAGCGGCAAAGAAATCGCCACCGCAGCCAAAGCAGAAACGGTAAAGCTCGAAGCGGCCAAACAAGCAGCAGCCAAGCAAGAAGCCGCCAAATAA
- a CDS encoding rhodanese-like domain-containing protein: MSRYLREFTIIACLTCIGAAFSLFNGIAPLPWAEPELAPGEIQLADARALDVLWVDARSEAEFIADHIPEAVLLQEDNWETGIVELMGAWLINPRTIIVYCGSESCGTSQRIADRLREALPDAEIYSLKGGWDAWVQ; this comes from the coding sequence ATGTCCCGATACCTTCGAGAATTTACAATCATTGCCTGCCTCACCTGTATCGGTGCGGCATTCTCGTTATTCAATGGCATCGCACCACTCCCCTGGGCAGAACCAGAGTTAGCGCCTGGGGAGATTCAACTCGCCGATGCCCGTGCACTCGACGTGCTGTGGGTCGATGCACGCAGCGAAGCCGAATTTATCGCAGACCACATCCCCGAGGCCGTTTTGCTCCAGGAGGACAATTGGGAGACAGGAATCGTCGAGCTCATGGGCGCATGGCTGATAAATCCACGCACGATCATCGTGTATTGCGGCAGCGAAAGTTGCGGCACGAGTCAGCGCATCGCAGATCGCCTGCGTGAGGCATTGCCAGACGCCGAAATCTACAGCTTGAAAGGAGGATGGGACGCATGGGTGCAATAG
- a CDS encoding MauE/DoxX family redox-associated membrane protein, which yields MGAIDKKSLFVLIARLILAGVFVMAALPKIQDPVAFAVSVAAFRVIDSDLSLWVALFLPWLELVLGLGILMPAIRRTSSALIGVLLFVFIVLHSSAWVRGLDISCGCFGAETGEIATDYRWLILRNALLLGAALLVFRQDSKE from the coding sequence ATGGGTGCAATAGACAAAAAATCGCTCTTCGTATTGATCGCGCGTCTCATACTCGCGGGCGTGTTTGTGATGGCTGCCTTGCCGAAGATTCAAGATCCTGTCGCATTTGCAGTTTCGGTCGCGGCCTTTCGGGTGATCGATTCAGACCTCTCCTTGTGGGTTGCGCTCTTTCTCCCCTGGCTGGAGCTCGTGCTCGGCCTCGGTATCCTCATGCCAGCGATTCGACGCACCAGTTCGGCACTCATCGGGGTATTGCTGTTCGTATTCATCGTGCTGCATAGCAGTGCGTGGGTGCGAGGGCTCGACATCAGCTGTGGCTGCTTCGGCGCTGAAACCGGCGAAATCGCCACAGACTATCGCTGGTTGATACTTCGGAATGCATTGCTGCTCGGGGCAGCGCTCCTCGTGTTTAGGCAAGATTCCAAAGAGTAG